A single region of the SAR324 cluster bacterium genome encodes:
- a CDS encoding glycogen/starch/alpha-glucan phosphorylase, giving the protein MLNLTSENQSLLDYIAQSQQKMDSNTILESVVKNLEFVICEIPERANKADLFEALARTVRDKLIWQLNETQQRYEKSEAKQVNYLSLEYLIGRSLRNNLVNLGIYDVCQKVMEQLGVKLIEIEECERDAGLGNGGLGRLAACFLDSMATLQLPAFGYGIRYEYGIFQQKFENGQQIEFPDGWLENGYPWEIRRPHINYPVRFYGRVIDETDELGRSKRRWVEAEQVRAVAFDVPVSGYANETVNVLRLWSARAVQDFDLASFNRGDYLQAVMDKQRVETISKVLYPNDQAFSGKELRLKQQYFFVSASLQDMIVRFKDRNQPWGTFPEYMAIQLNDTHPSIAIPELMRLLIDEEELEWDEAWQICRQTFAYTNHTVLPEALERWSVELLNNLLPRHMELIYQINDRFLQQVRQRNPRDPGLLSRVSMIEEGWEKQVRMPFLSIVGSHTTNGVAALHTELLKETIFRDFYGLFPERFQNKTNGITPRLWLRCANPELSELISDHIGSDWITNLDKLKKLLDLASTESFHHQWQVVKRLKKQQLCEWILATHKVELAVDSLFDVQVKRIHEYKRQLLNILHVVHLYDQLRKKTKMDAPKRTFFFGGKAAPGYYMAKQIIRLINDVAAKVNTDVEIEDRLRVLFVTNYGVSSSEKIIAASEVSEHISTAGTEASGTSNMKFSLNGCILLGTHDGATIEIG; this is encoded by the coding sequence GTGTTGAATTTGACATCTGAAAATCAAAGTCTTTTGGACTATATCGCACAATCACAACAAAAGATGGACTCCAATACTATTTTGGAGTCTGTTGTAAAAAATCTTGAATTCGTGATTTGTGAAATTCCAGAGCGAGCAAATAAAGCAGATTTGTTTGAAGCTTTGGCTAGAACTGTTCGAGACAAGCTTATTTGGCAACTTAATGAAACCCAACAGCGATATGAAAAATCTGAAGCCAAACAAGTCAATTATTTGTCCCTTGAATATCTGATCGGACGAAGTCTTCGCAATAACCTTGTCAATCTAGGGATCTATGATGTCTGCCAGAAAGTGATGGAGCAATTGGGTGTGAAACTCATAGAAATAGAGGAGTGTGAACGAGATGCAGGTTTGGGTAATGGAGGTCTTGGACGTTTAGCAGCTTGTTTTCTAGACTCCATGGCAACCCTGCAGTTGCCTGCTTTTGGCTACGGTATTCGCTATGAGTATGGGATTTTTCAGCAAAAATTTGAGAATGGACAACAAATCGAATTTCCGGATGGTTGGCTAGAAAATGGTTATCCGTGGGAAATTCGTCGACCTCACATCAACTACCCAGTCCGATTCTATGGGAGGGTGATTGATGAAACTGATGAGCTGGGAAGATCAAAGCGTCGTTGGGTGGAAGCAGAACAAGTGAGGGCAGTAGCTTTTGACGTACCAGTCAGCGGCTACGCCAATGAGACCGTGAATGTTCTAAGACTTTGGTCTGCTAGGGCTGTTCAAGATTTTGATTTGGCGAGCTTCAATCGGGGAGATTATTTACAAGCTGTGATGGACAAACAGCGAGTAGAAACAATCTCCAAGGTTTTGTATCCGAATGACCAGGCATTCAGTGGAAAGGAACTGAGGCTAAAGCAGCAATATTTCTTCGTGTCAGCTTCCTTGCAGGATATGATTGTTCGCTTCAAGGATCGCAATCAGCCCTGGGGGACTTTCCCAGAATATATGGCAATTCAACTTAACGATACGCATCCTTCGATTGCAATTCCGGAACTGATGCGACTGTTGATTGATGAGGAGGAGTTGGAATGGGATGAAGCTTGGCAAATATGTCGTCAAACCTTTGCTTACACGAATCATACGGTACTGCCAGAAGCTCTCGAGCGATGGTCTGTTGAATTACTCAACAACTTGCTTCCAAGACACATGGAACTGATCTATCAGATCAATGATCGATTTCTTCAGCAGGTAAGACAAAGAAATCCCAGAGACCCGGGTTTACTATCCAGAGTCTCTATGATTGAAGAAGGTTGGGAAAAGCAAGTACGGATGCCTTTTCTATCAATTGTTGGCAGCCACACAACAAATGGAGTAGCCGCGCTTCATACAGAGCTGCTTAAAGAGACAATTTTTAGAGACTTTTACGGCTTGTTTCCAGAGCGGTTTCAAAACAAGACCAATGGAATTACCCCAAGGCTTTGGTTACGTTGTGCGAATCCTGAGTTATCTGAGCTAATTAGTGATCATATTGGAAGTGATTGGATCACAAATCTGGATAAGCTAAAGAAATTGTTGGATTTGGCTTCAACGGAAAGCTTTCATCATCAGTGGCAAGTAGTAAAAAGATTGAAAAAACAACAACTTTGTGAGTGGATCTTAGCAACTCACAAAGTTGAACTGGCAGTTGATTCTCTCTTTGATGTCCAGGTCAAACGGATTCATGAATATAAGCGTCAGTTGCTCAATATCCTGCATGTGGTTCATCTCTACGACCAGTTGAGAAAAAAAACAAAAATGGATGCTCCCAAGCGAACCTTTTTTTTTGGTGGAAAGGCTGCTCCAGGTTACTACATGGCGAAGCAAATTATTCGCTTGATCAATGACGTTGCAGCAAAAGTTAATACGGATGTTGAGATTGAAGACAGGCTTCGTGTTCTATTTGTGACCAATTATGGTGTGTCCAGCTCGGAAAAGATCATCGCGGCCAGCGAGGTTTCAGAACATATTTCTACAGCAGGGACAGAGGCTTCGGGTACCAGTAACATGAAATTTTCTTTAAACGGCTGCATCCTACTCGGGACCCACGATGGTGCGACAATCGAAATTGGAG